A segment of the Bacillus pseudomycoides genome:
TTTTGCTCTTCTAATTTTGGCTTTTCAGTTTTTTGTCCTTCTGGGTTCTGCCCTTCAGGCTTTTGTCCTTCTGGCTTCTGTCCTTCTGGTTTTTGCTCTTCAGGCTTTTGCCCTTCTGGCTTCTGTCCTTCTGGTTTTTGCTCTTCAGGCTTTTGTCCTTCTGGTTTCTGTCCCTCTGGCTTTTGCTCTTCAGGCTTTTGTTCCCCTGGGTTTCCTACCTCTGGCTCTTTTTTACAAGTTCCAATCTTATCGAGCACCTGTTGTAATTTTTCTGTACTCATATTACTCCAGTCTGTAACAAAACGAAATGCAACAACATCTCCAGATTTCAATTGATAACTGTCTGCCCCTACCATGGCAGCTTTATCATTTACATCATATGTCCAGCCACTTGTAGCACCAGCCATTAAACCGTCAATACCTTTAACATAGATACCATATTGCGTATTTTCCGCCGCTACTTTAGTCCCCATGACTTTTTGTAACAAACTATAGGCTGTTTCCCCATCTTTAATTGACACTTTTTTCGGACATAGAATAACTCCTTTTTGCGATTCCCCAACAATCGCAAGCGTTGCTGTTTTTCCTTCAGCAAACGTAATATGTACAGTATTTGTAAATGAAACAAATACTAATGCAAACGCCATTAATGACGTAAGCATCCATTTTTTTATCGTTGCCATCCTCACTTATTCCTCCCTCTACTTACATATACATAAAAAAAGACCCCTCAAGGGCGTGCAATAGCACTCTAATGTGAGTGCGAAACAAAATGCACAACACCTCCTATCCGCATAGACAGCAGTTGTATTTGTATAGAAAAGATAATGTAGCGTATGAATGTATTATTGTGATAACATTCACTTTTAGCGCGAAAGTATTTCATTTTCACCAATTTTCTTATTAAATTTTTATATAAACGGCATACCTATACATTCATCAAATTTTAAATTTCTGTATTATTTTACTATTGACACAAGATTTTGTCTATGCTTTATCCGATTTATTTTCTAAGAATAATAGATTAATCATGAATACACTTTTCACATACAACCACACCGTCTTCATCAGCGTACGCATAATGATTTGTGATCCACTCAGCGCCTCCAAATTGCAAAGGAATTTCCGTTTCACCTTTTCCTTCTTTCACACTTCTCTTTGGCATTGTACCTAATGCCAAAATACCAATATTTATGTTTCGCAGTTCCTTAGAATCACGAACATATCCATACACAATAATACCTGCTAATTTTCGCTCTTCTGCAATACTTGCCAAATTATCTCCAAGTAGTGCACAATTTGTAGAAGCATCTCCATCAACTACTAACACAGTTCCCTCTGGTAAAGTTTGCAGTGCTTTCTTTACTAATACATTATCATCCTTAACTTTAACCGTTGCGATCTTCCCATGAAATTGCTCTTTCTTTCCATATGACTTAAAAATAGGCTGACATACCTGTACTTCTTGTTCCAAAGCATCACAAATATCTGTTGTTTTCCACATTTCCCTTCCTCTTTTCTATTATATATATGTTACATATTCTTGTCGTTTTATTTTTCACCTGTCTTATATTGAAAAATTATGTAATTTTATATATTCTTGTTTCTTCCTGGCTCCTCACACTGCTTCATTCAACCCTTATATGATCGAGAGTGAATATGACAACCTTTACTTGTCATATTCTTTTATAAAAGAGTAAGGGTGTGACAATGTTGAATAAAAAAAACGATCAAATTATTATTTATATAATTAAAGGTTCCACAATTAAAAAGTTTTTACTCTTAGATTTAGTTACCGGAACAGGAATCTATCATGTAGTCAAATTCATTTCTTCAAGTGTATTAATCGCATTTATTGGTAGTATCATGGGAACTGAAATTATTAAAAAGATACCGAAATTCCAAAATAATACGAATTAAATGCTAGTACGTATCCCCATTACCTTCACGCTGCTAAAATAATAAAAAAGAGCCAAATGGCTCTTTTTGTTTCATTCCGTTACATAAATTCATTATATCTCCAGTTCAATCATCAAAATTCGTACTAATACTACTCAACTACAATATCGTGTAATTCAAAACGAATTAACTTTTTCAATTCATCTAGCCCTAATTCAACTTGATAGCCGATCTTCCCAGCACTAAAAATAATTGTATCGAACTCCATAGCATGATTATCAATAACCGTAGGGAAATACTTTTTCATCCCAATCGGTGAGCAGCCACCATGAATATATCCTGTGAGCGAGAGCAAATCTTTAGATTTTAGCATACTGATTGATTTTTCACGAACACTAGCAGCTGCTTTTTTCAAATCTAATTCTTTATTTACCGGTACAACAAAAACATAGTGTTGCCCTGATTTCCCTATAGTTACTAGTGTTTTAAATACTTGATCGGGAGATTGTCCTAATACTAAAGCAACATCGATTCCACTAATCGCTTCAGTGTCTACATAACTATAGTGCTTATAATCGATTTTTTTCTTATCTAATAACCGCATTACATTGGTTTTGTATTCCATTGTACTATAATCCTCCTGCAACAAATTTATATGTACTATTTAATATATGAATTGAGATAAAGACGTTGGAAATATAATTTCAAATACATAAATATTGTAGCTTACTTTACTATTTTGTAACAAGTGATGACAAGCATATTCTATGACTCAAACTGTTTTTATACGGTAGGATTAATTCATCCACCAATCTTGTTTTTGTTTTCAAAAAACATTGATATTTCAAAAATCTTTTGTTATACTTTTGAAAAAACTTA
Coding sequences within it:
- the rraA gene encoding ribonuclease E activity regulator RraA, which codes for MWKTTDICDALEQEVQVCQPIFKSYGKKEQFHGKIATVKVKDDNVLVKKALQTLPEGTVLVVDGDASTNCALLGDNLASIAEERKLAGIIVYGYVRDSKELRNINIGILALGTMPKRSVKEGKGETEIPLQFGGAEWITNHYAYADEDGVVVCEKCIHD
- the ybaK gene encoding Cys-tRNA(Pro) deacylase — encoded protein: MEYKTNVMRLLDKKKIDYKHYSYVDTEAISGIDVALVLGQSPDQVFKTLVTIGKSGQHYVFVVPVNKELDLKKAAASVREKSISMLKSKDLLSLTGYIHGGCSPIGMKKYFPTVIDNHAMEFDTIIFSAGKIGYQVELGLDELKKLIRFELHDIVVE